A single Syngnathus acus chromosome 8, fSynAcu1.2, whole genome shotgun sequence DNA region contains:
- the tsen54 gene encoding tRNA-splicing endonuclease subunit Sen54, whose amino-acid sequence MADQNKDDVQPNVYSEILSPSELFSARTRSHKIPVRGQKDFYPDDSEEQRARLEQSLSEHWSLVSEERVERLGNLVKAVWIPSEQIVELLSPAGKFWQTMGFSASGKQYLLPEEALYLMECGNVQVFYQDLPLSIQDGFECFLSSRTVTLQQYQVFGHLKRLGYVVHRFDASSEPSSYARQLNLPRTLKRKRSDSPVATCSHSEAHNVPNVKRKEEDSTLPESQPPSSPGTSGVQSHSSDLSRGRPWWITTEPRAGHKADEHTHRRSSRWDGSIVFPNVAGHAGRLASPDPCLLPGGLTVGECDVIPWTLRLNQREVKMSAKDRERERRDCRRNWDVNTDKAVRQCRNWADYHQLLARRQERRSERPDHLWKREVTPLHDHTQPIPMGELLEKISVVKSSHLLEGASSLKASEEWRICFNVYQPDTVASFKKSNPGKPFARMCVCSFSGPVPDLAVVKQLSFQSGDVQVVFAVVDAGDISFYTFKDFQLPTDVYQ is encoded by the exons ATGGCCGACCAAAACAAGGACGATGTCCAGCCAAACGTTTATAGCGAAATATTAAG CCCATCTGAGCTGTTTTCAGCACGAACCCGGAGTCACAAGATCCCGGTCCGTGGTCAAAAAGACTTCTACCCAGATGACTCTGAGGAGCAGCGTGCTCGTCTGGAACAAAGCCTGAGTGAACACTGGAGCCTGGTGTCGGAGGAGCGGGTGGAGAGGCT agGTAACCTGGTGAAGGCCGTTTGGATTCCCAGTGAGCAAATCGTGGAGCTTCTGTCTCCAGCA GGCAAGTTCTGGCAGACGATGGGATTCTCAGCCAGCGGCAAGCAGTACCTCCTCCCCGAAGAGGCCCTCTACCTGATGGAGTGT GGCAACGTGCAGGTGTTCTACCAGGACCTCCCACTCTCCATCCAGGATggctttgaatgttttttgtcttccagGACTGTGACCCTGCAGCAGTATCAG GTGTTTGGGCATCTGAAGAGGCTGGGCTATGTGGTGCACAGGTTCGATGCTAG CTCGGAACCGTCGTCTTACGCCAGGCAACTCAACTTGCCGCGGACGCTGAAAAGGAAGCGCAGCGACAGTCCTGTCGCAACTTGCAG CCACAGCGAAGCTCACAACGTACCCAATGTGAAGCGAAAGGAAGAAGATTCAACTCTTCCTGAATCTCAGCCGCCATCCTCACCAGGCACCTCGGGGGTCCAAAGCCACTCGTCAGATCTAAGCAGGGGCCGACCCTGGTGGATAACAACGGAACCTCGTGCCGGCCACAAGGCCGATGAACATACCCATCGCCGCTCTTCCCGCTGGGATGGCTCCATCGTGTTCCCAAACGTGGCCGGACACGCCGGTCGCTTGGCCTCTCCAGACCCGTGTCTGCTGCCTGGTGGTCTGACAGTGGGGGAGTGTGACGTCATACCGTGGACGCTGAGGCTCAACCAGCGGGAGGTCAAGATGTCTGCCAAggacagagagagggagagaagagaTTGCAGGAGAAACTGGGATGTCAACACAGACAAAGCG GTACGGCAGTGCCGAAACTGGGCTGATTACCACCAGCTTCTGGCTCGCCGGCAAGAGAGACGCAGCGAACGGCCGGATCACTTGTGGAAGAGAGAAGTCACTCCGTTACACGACCACACCCAACCCATCCCCATGG GTGAACTGCTCGAGAAAATCAGTGTGGTCAAGTCTTCACATTTGCTCGAGGGAGCGTCCAG TTTGAAGGCCTCGGAAGAGTGGAGGATTTGTTTCAATGTTTACCAACCCGACACGGTGGCTTCCTTCAAGAAGAGCAACCCGGGGAAACCTTTTGCCCGCATGTGCGTGTGCAG CTTCAGCGGGCCCGTCCCGGACTTGGCGGTCGTCAAGCAGCTGAGCTTCCAGAGTGGTGACGTCCAGGTGGTCTTTGCCGTGGTGGACGCCGGGGACATCTCTTTTTACACCTTTAAAGACTTCCAGCTGCCGACAGATGTGTACCAATAA